A window from Fibrobacter sp. UWB11 encodes these proteins:
- a CDS encoding porin family protein: protein MNLKYTGILTALAVSAVMAQNEAPAPVAEVAPVQAEQVVEQTAAQAPAPVEDKFTQAEKELAPENLFSEPTAVRGADAAKPVQKKPTKKFVYRPVYSPAEIEPNNNAVKTIYVSEVASPDTIDMDQLRGRIPLKFTFGIQGFVGSAFLSGDNGRYEYDRYSGLAWSVGAFALFPLDEYNMAFKTGVLFDHDKVSNSYNDTYNETFGEYRTSFNQYRISVPLLLSLKSANSNFFFDVGVQPSFAVSDNFKLKSSDQSSSKAVNIKEDMLDNDYRSVIDWSIVFGFGIRANRYIGFEARFIWGINNQYDDYNAWPINNLSSKAVSVGATFYAF, encoded by the coding sequence ATGAATCTGAAGTACACTGGAATTTTGACTGCTTTGGCAGTATCTGCCGTGATGGCACAAAATGAAGCACCGGCCCCAGTTGCCGAAGTTGCTCCTGTACAGGCCGAACAAGTTGTTGAACAAACTGCCGCACAAGCTCCCGCTCCGGTCGAAGACAAGTTTACGCAAGCCGAAAAAGAACTCGCTCCCGAAAACCTATTTTCCGAGCCCACAGCTGTTCGTGGTGCCGATGCTGCAAAGCCCGTTCAAAAAAAGCCCACCAAGAAATTCGTTTACCGCCCGGTCTATTCTCCAGCTGAAATTGAACCGAACAACAATGCAGTAAAAACGATTTACGTTTCTGAAGTGGCTAGTCCAGACACCATTGATATGGATCAGCTCCGTGGTCGAATTCCATTAAAGTTCACCTTTGGTATCCAAGGTTTCGTCGGTAGCGCATTCCTTTCTGGGGACAATGGTCGCTATGAATATGACCGTTATTCCGGCTTGGCATGGAGCGTTGGTGCCTTTGCACTTTTCCCGTTGGATGAATACAACATGGCATTCAAGACGGGCGTCTTGTTCGATCACGATAAGGTAAGCAACAGCTACAACGACACATACAACGAAACGTTTGGCGAATACCGCACATCGTTTAATCAGTACCGCATTTCAGTTCCTTTGCTCCTTTCTTTGAAGAGTGCAAACTCAAACTTCTTCTTTGACGTCGGTGTCCAACCGTCCTTCGCCGTTTCAGACAACTTCAAACTCAAATCGTCGGATCAATCCTCCAGCAAGGCAGTAAACATCAAGGAAGATATGTTGGATAACGATTACCGTTCTGTAATCGACTGGTCCATTGTATTTGGTTTTGGTATCCGCGCCAATCGTTATATCGGTTTCGAAGCCCGCTTTATTTGGGGAATCAACAACCAGTATGATGACTATAACGCATGGCCTATCAACAACCTGTCTTCTAAAGCAGTCTCTGTTGGTGCAACCTTCTACGCATTTTAG